One Phaseolus vulgaris cultivar G19833 chromosome 11, P. vulgaris v2.0, whole genome shotgun sequence genomic window carries:
- the LOC137809163 gene encoding protein CURLY FLAG LEAF 1-like, translating to MDSETNSSLGSKSEKSRTMITYDFFGGSSSSSLQPQELDLDFHVPSGWKRHLDLKSGKVYIERCNSSVPEHKSQMNQVDPKLQDLNSPPPSTKVSFNPFNGTSLDLKLASHSLPSSNYQSVCTIDKVKSALERVEKKETKKRASPLNSSYFYSPSVSYSSSSSSVRDTQEEEHEHEEKLSSPLAAGCPGCLSYVIIMKHNPKCPMCNHVIPFPLKKKLKIDLNTP from the exons ATGGATTCTGAAACAAACTCTTCATTGGGTTCAAAGAGTGAGAAATCAAGAACTATGATTACTTATGACTTCTTTGGTGGGTCATCATCATCTTCTCTACAACCCCAGGAATTGGATCTCGACTTCCATGTGCCCTCTGGCTGGAAGAGACACCTAGACCTTAAG TCAGGGAAAGTGTACATTGAAAGATGCAATTCTTCAGTGCCTGAACACAAATCCCAAATGAACCAAGTGGATCCAAAGCTTCAAGACTTGAATTCTCCTCCTCCTTCAACCAAAGTTTCTTTCAACCCTTTCAATGGAACAAGCTTGGATTTGAAATTGGCCTCACATTCATTGCCATCAAGCAACTATCAAAGTGTGTGCACCATTGACAAGGTGAAATCAGCTCTTGAAAGAGTagagaaaaaggaaacaaagaaGAGGGCTTCACCCTTAAATTCATCATACTTCTATTCCCCATCTGTTTCCTattcctcttcatcttcttcggTTAGAGACACTCAAGAGGAAGAACATGAACATGAAGAGAAGTTGTCTTCACCACTTGCTGCTGGGTGCCCTGGTTGCTTATCATATGTGATCATAATGAAGCACAATCCCAAATGCCCTATGTGTAACCATGTTATTCCTTTTCCATTGAAGAAGAAACTTAAGATTGATCTCAATACACCTTAA